The following coding sequences lie in one Candidatus Tanganyikabacteria bacterium genomic window:
- a CDS encoding ABC transporter permease subunit (The N-terminal region of this protein, as described by TIGR01726, is a three transmembrane segment that identifies a subfamily of ABC transporter permease subunits, which specificities that include histidine, arginine, glutamine, glutamate, L-cystine (sic), the opines (in Agrobacterium) octopine and nopaline, etc.): MRSTISLPALLALVFALLLGALSCAPAAAEGAKLRWGVDLEGGAPYAFRDPRNPDSVIGFEQEIADEIGRRLAKPVQLVQINWDSLIPALGRGTVDFAMSGIEITDEHKLGALFSRPYYVYREQVVVRRDDNRVQVFADLKGKRVGTLTATAAHHMLEKLGGVDIKHYSDMFAIYQDLAIGRLDAVFLDKPIAVHYARGNDKLRFVPSAIGEGYYGIALRKENEALKRDLDRVIADMLGDGSLEAILARWGLWNEDQAKLAAYHDAQPVKAEAGPAWQRFLPVLLQGALMTVQISVLAMGLAMAIGMFVSIARIYGPPPLQWLATAYVEVFRGTPLLIQLYLIYYGLPNLPGGGIQIDAFVAGVVGLGMNYGAAEAENWRAGIQAVPRGQTEASLALGMSRYQVLRHVILPQSLRVAIPPVTNDFIALFKDSSLVSVITLVELTKTYGMLASATYDYIGLGLLTALIYLAISYPTSLFARWTESRLRKA; encoded by the coding sequence GCGCTGGGGCGTGGACCTGGAAGGCGGGGCGCCCTATGCGTTCCGGGATCCCAGGAATCCCGATTCGGTCATCGGCTTCGAGCAGGAGATCGCCGACGAAATAGGGCGCCGCCTGGCCAAGCCGGTCCAACTGGTGCAGATCAACTGGGACAGCCTGATTCCGGCGCTCGGGCGCGGAACCGTGGACTTCGCGATGAGCGGCATCGAGATCACCGATGAACACAAGCTCGGCGCCCTGTTCTCCCGCCCGTACTACGTCTATCGCGAGCAAGTGGTCGTGCGGCGCGACGACAACCGGGTCCAGGTCTTCGCGGACCTCAAGGGCAAGCGGGTCGGTACCCTGACGGCAACGGCCGCTCATCACATGCTCGAAAAGCTGGGCGGAGTGGACATCAAGCACTACTCCGACATGTTCGCCATCTACCAGGACCTGGCCATCGGGCGCCTCGACGCGGTCTTCCTGGACAAGCCGATCGCGGTTCACTACGCCAGAGGCAACGACAAGCTGCGCTTCGTGCCGTCGGCCATCGGCGAGGGCTACTACGGCATCGCCTTGCGCAAGGAAAACGAGGCGCTCAAGCGCGATCTGGACCGGGTCATCGCCGACATGCTGGGCGATGGCTCCCTGGAGGCCATCCTGGCGCGCTGGGGGCTCTGGAACGAGGACCAGGCCAAGCTGGCCGCCTATCACGACGCCCAGCCCGTCAAGGCGGAGGCAGGCCCGGCATGGCAGCGCTTCCTGCCCGTCCTGCTGCAGGGCGCGCTGATGACCGTGCAGATCTCGGTGCTCGCCATGGGGCTGGCGATGGCGATCGGTATGTTCGTCTCGATCGCCCGGATCTACGGCCCGCCGCCTCTCCAGTGGCTTGCGACGGCCTACGTCGAGGTCTTCCGGGGCACGCCCCTCCTCATCCAGCTCTATCTCATCTACTACGGCTTGCCCAACCTGCCGGGCGGGGGCATCCAGATCGACGCCTTCGTGGCCGGGGTCGTGGGGCTGGGAATGAACTACGGCGCGGCGGAAGCCGAGAACTGGCGGGCCGGCATCCAGGCGGTGCCGCGCGGCCAGACCGAAGCCTCGCTCGCGCTGGGCATGTCGCGCTACCAGGTGCTCCGCCACGTGATCCTGCCGCAGTCGTTGCGCGTGGCGATCCCGCCGGTGACCAACGACTTCATCGCGCTGTTCAAGGACTCCTCGCTGGTCTCCGTCATCACGCTGGTCGAGTTGACCAAGACCTACGGGATGCTCGCCTCGGCGACGTACGACTACATCGGGCTCGGGCTCCTCACGGCTCTCATCTACCTGGCCATCAGCTACCCGACCTCGCTGTTCGCGCGCTGGACCGAGAGCCGGTTGCGGAAGGCCTGA